The genome window TTAATTTTACTTGATAACGGTGATGATTGTAGAAGTAGATATATTGATCAATTGAAGTGACTAGTTCCTCATAGCTTCGGAAGATTTGTCCATAGTAGGCCTCGTCCTTATAGTGGCTCCAGAAACTTTCCATCGGGGCATTATCAATGCACTTCCCGACGCGGGACATACTGCGACTGATACCATGCTCGGCCGTCAAACGAGCAAACTCCTTGGAAGTGTATTGGAAACCACGATCACTATGAAGTAATGGTTTGGCAGTCGGATAGAGTTTTAAAGCCTGTTCAAGCGTCTTCATTACCAATGGGTTGTCATTGCGCTGGCTAACGACATAACTAATAATCTCGCCGTTGTATAAGTCCTTAACAGCACTGAGATAGGCTTTTTGACCATTACCATAAGTCAGATATGTTACATCAGTTACCCACTTTTCATTTAACCGTTTAGCTGTGAAATCGCGGTTAAGGAGGTTCGGCTCATAGCTTTGTCCACGAGCGATTGTGCAGCTGTGACGAGGACGACGAATCACCGCCCGCAGGTTCATTTCAACGAGAAGTCGCCGAATGCGCTTGTGGTTGTAGTGGCAGTTATAGCGGCGATTAATGAGCATCGTTAGTCTGCGGTAGCCCCAGGTACCCTTCATTTCCCAATAGGCCTGTCTGAGCCGCGCTTTTAGTTGCTTATTGACTGCTTCTTTAGTAGGAAGTGGTCGGGAAAGCCAGCGATAGTAAGCTGATCGTGAGACCTGGGCAAGAGCACAAAGTCGCTTGACTAATTGCCCTGGAAAAGCCTGACAAGTAGCCTGAATGGCCTGATATCGCATCAGATGACTACGATTATTTACTTCTTGTCTTCGTCCTCCAGGGCACTTAATTTTTTTAGGAAGAAGTTTTCCGCGGCGAGGTCTTGATTGCGGGCTTCTAGTTCCTTAATCCGCCGTTCCAATTGTTCTTCTTTACTTAACTTAGCCAAAGCCGGTTTTTGCATTTGATGTCCGCGATGATCAACGAGTGCTTTTCGACCGTCACGTTCATATTTCCGAACCCAGCTATAAACCTGGCTGTAAGAAACACCATACTTCCTCACCGCTGTTTGGTAGTCCTTATCATTGGCAAGCGTGAAGTGGACAATTTCCAGCCGTTGATCGTAAGTAGTTTTCCGCGGTGTTTTCATCTTGGTAGAACCTCCCGTAATCTTCTTCAAGGTTTTACCGTTAGTATACTGGTTCACCCAACGCATGAGAAGACTACGACTGGAGATATTATACTTACGACAGCACTCTAGTTGCGAGTAATGATTGTCCAGATAATCCAGGACCGCCGCTCGCTTGAGGTCAGTAGGATAACGGCGACAAGTGTGTGACTCCTTTAAGCCCGCCACCCCATTATTCTGGTAGTTAACGATCCACCTTCTTAAAGTTGTCCTGGCAATTCCCAGTTCTCGGGCCACCCCGCTTAAAGAGTGCTTTCTCTCCAGAACCTTTACCACGGCTACTAGCCGCTGATTTAGAGTATGATTACTAGTTCGATTGGACATAAAAACTCCCCCTAGAGTTAGATACAGAATTTTGTATAATTCCGTGTCTACTCTAAAGGGAGCATATCAGTTTGCCGAGCTCTGGAGCCCATTTTGCTTTCGAAAGACTGGGTGTGTGCCGTCACGCACCTAGCCATTATTAATTCATCATTTTGAGATTACTTCTTGTCCTTCTTATCCTTGGCAGGATTTTGACTATTGATTCCCTTTTGGGAGTGTACCGGCCGGGCAAAAATCATCCGCCCCGCATCCGTCTGGAGGGCGCTGGTGACCTCGACCTCAATCGGTTGGTTCATGAAGTAACGGCCATCCTCAACTACGACCATCGTGCCATCATCCAGGTAGGCAACCCCCTGCTGGCGTTCCGTCCCCTTCTTGACCACGACCACGTTGAGCTTTTCGCCTGGAATGACCCGTGGACGCAGCGACTTTGCCAGGTTATTGATGTTTAAGACATCAACGTTTTGGAACTGGATGACCTTGTTGAGGTTGTAGTCGTTAGTGACGATCGCCCCGTTGACCTTCTTGGCGAGGGCAATCAGCTTACTATCGACTTCCGGAATATCCTCAAAATCACCGTCGTACATCTCGATTGGAACGATTTTTTCCTTGCGCAGCTTATTCAAAATATCTAAGCCCCGCCGACCGCGGACCCGCTTGATGCTTTCGCCCGAGTCAGCAATGTATTGCAGCTCGTAGAGGACGAAATTCGGCACCAGTAGGGTTCCTTCTAAGAAGCCGGTCTTGACCAGGTCGTAGATCCGCCCATCAATCAGGATATTAGTGTCCAAAATCTTGTAATGGTGATAGTTGGCGTCCTGTTGCTTGATGACCTCATGCTGGCCCCCAGCGTCCTTATTGCGGCGCAGGGTTGCCAGGTTTTTCCAATCATCCAACCGTGAGGTCCCAATCTTGAAACCGTAGTAACTGAAGACAATCATCAGCAGAATCGGCAAAACATTGTTGATTACCGGAATCCGGGTCCGCCAGAGGGGAATTGAAATTAGGACGGCCAGCACAAGGCCCAGGATCGTGAGCAGGGCCCCAAAGAAGATATAAATCGGGCTCTTGCTGGTCAGGTCATGCTCCACCTGGTGAATCACGTTCAGGGTTGGCTTCATGAGTGCTAAGGATAATAACCAAAAAATAATAGCACCGATGGCAACATCCATGAAGAACAAAAGCGAACGGTCAAGTTGCCAGTTAAAAACATCCCAGAGCAGTGGCAGGTAGTAAAAACCAACCGTTGCCCCAAGCAATATATAAATCAAGCGAATTATTCGTTTCAGCATTAATTGCATCCCTCCTTAAAATTAACCTAGCCGAGGGCCAGCCGGAGTGCTTCACGTAAAGTCGTAACCCCGACGACCTCAATCCCGGTTGGTGGTGTCCACCCCTTTAAGTTGTTCTTGGGGATGAAGATTCGTTCAAAGCCGAGCTTCTGCGCCTCAGCGACCCGCTGTTCAATCCGGTTCACCCGGCGAATTTCACCGGTCAAACCGACTTCGCCAACGAAGGCGTCGGCGGGACGTGTCCCCTTATCCCGGTAGCTGGAAGCAATGCTGACCGCGATTGCCAGGTCGATTGCCGGTTCATCCAGCTTGACACCGCCCGCTGCTTTGAGGTAGGCATCCTGATTTTGCAGCATCAGGTTGGCTCGCTTTTCCAAGACGGCCATTATCAATGATACTCTGTTTCGACTTAAACCGGTAGCAGTTCGCTGCGCATTCCCGTAGACCGTGGGAGTCACCAGGGCTTGAATTTCTACCAGAATGGGCCGCGTCCCCTCCAGGGAAACCACTACGGAAGAACCGGTGGCATCACGAAGTCGTTCCTCAAGAAAAATCTCTGAGGGGTTCTTGACCTCACTGAGGCCGTTGGTGTGCATTTCAAAAATCCCCAGTTCATTGGTCGAGCCAAAACGGTTCTTGACCGAGCGGAGGATCCGGTAAGTATGGTGGAGGTCCCCTTCAAAGTAGAGCACTGTGTCCACCATGTGCTCCAGAATCTTCGGCCCGGCTAGGGCACCGCCTTTGGTCACGTGGCCCACGACGAAAACCGTAATGTTATTGCTCTTGGCAATTTGCATCAACTGGGCAGTAACTTCCCGAATTTGAGAAACACTACCGATTGCTGAACTGACGTCCGTTGCCTGCATTGTTTGGACAGAGTCAATCACTACGTATTCGGGCTTGAGGTCACGGATCGTTTCCTTAATACTATCCATATTGGTTTCCGGGTAAACATAAAATTCATCCCCGGACACGCCGAGGCGTTCTGCCCGCATCTTAATCTGGGTGCCGCTTTCCTCTCCTGAAACATACAGGACCCGGTGGTGTTCGTCACTGAGCTGGCCGGAAACCTGAAGAAGGAGGGTTGATTTCCCGATACCGGGATCCCCACCAATCAGGATTAGGGAGCCAGGAACGATCCCACCACCGAGAACCCGGTTCAGCTCATTGAGCTTGGTCTTGACCCGGGGCGTTTCCTTACTATTAATTTCACTAATTTTTTGCGGCTTAGCAACCAACCCGGTCAGGGTCGTCGTTGCCCGCGTCGCCGCGGCCTTGCTTTCTGATTGAACTTGTTCTTCTACCAACGAGTTCCATTCCCCGCAGTTGGGGCACCGACCAAGGTAACGGCGGGAGCTATAACCGCAATTTTGACACACGTACTGTGTCCGTACCTTTGCCATTCCTTATTTCTCCTTACTTTTTCGTTGAACCAAAGCCACCTGTCCGCTGGGCCTGGGGGGCTGTTTCTTCATCGGCAAGCAGGTAGGGCAGGAAAATTCCCTGGCCAATCCGTTCGCCCTTCTTGATGTGGTAATCTTTCAAGCCAAAGTTAATTAATTGGAAGAAAATTTCTCCCTCGTTGCTCTCGTTGTCATAGTAGTCGGCATCAACAATCCCGATTCCGTTGGGCAGGATTAGCCGCCGCTTGAGAGGACCACTCGACCGGTTGGCTAACAGGAGAAACTCGTCCTTGCCCATGTAGGCCTTGATGCCAGTTGGGACCAGGTATGGTTTCAGGCACTTATCCGCCGCCTGAAAATCAGCGTCGCCCAGCTGCTTTTGCTGGTGAAGGGTCCACAGTGCTTTGAGAAAATTCCCCTTCCAGATTGACGGGAGGGTAAAATCTTCTGAGGCAGCAAAATCATACCCTGCGGCCTGAGCTGTCTGCCGCTGGGGGAGGGTTAGCCCCTGGTCCTTCTTGGCCGTGACAATTTTAAATCCACGTTTCACTTTCATTCACCTCGTTAACGTAATCAGTGCTTTTAATATTATAGGATAGATTAAAAGTGAATGGTATTGCTTAGCTTGACTTTTCAGCTGACTTTATTGAAAATTAAAGTTGATTGGATGTGATTAAGATGCAATTTCAAGTTGAAGATCACCGGATTGTTGCCAGCGACCCTGGTCAGCCGTTGATTGGCGAAATCAGTTTCCCCGCCGTCAGCGACGACCGGGTCGTGGTGGAGCGTGTGTTTGTCCACCCTGATTACCAGGGCCAAGGCATCGCTGCCCGGCTGGTCCAACACTTTGTGGACTACGCCAAGGAACAGCACTGGACCGTCAAGTTAATGTGTCCTTACGCTAAGGCCCAGTTTAAGCAGCATCTGGAATACCAAGAACTGCTATTGCCAAAAGATCGGATCAATCTCAACTAGGAGGATGAAAATGAATCAAGACGAATTAAAAGCACAAACGGGACGGGAATCTGTCAAGTACATTAAGTCCGGCATGATCGTCGGCCTGGGAACGGGCTCCACGGTCCGCTACATGGTCGATGAACTCGGTAAGCAGGTCCAGGAAGGCAAGCTCACCGACATCATCGGGGTTACGACCTCCACCCGGACGGCTAAACAGGCCCGGGACCTGGGAATTACCATCAAGGATATTGACGACGTTGACCACATCGACCTGTGCATTGACGGAGCCGACGAGGTCAGCGACGACTTCCAGGGAATCAAGGGTGGCGGTGGCGCCCTCCTCTGGGAAAAGATCGTTGCCAATGCCTCCAACAAGATCATTTGGATCGTTGACGAAAGCAAGCTGGTCCACAAGCTCGGCAAGTTCCCGTTGCCAGTCGAAGTCATCCCCTTTGGCGCTCAACTGGTCTTCAACCGGCTGGAAAAGAAGGACTACAAGCCAAGCTGGCGGATGGACGGTGACCACAAGTTCCTGACTGACGAGAAGAACTACATCATCGACCTCCACCTGGAAGAAATTGACCACCCGGTAGAACTGGCCGACGAACTGATCCACATGGTCGGGCTCGTTGAAACCGGTCTCTTCCTCAACCGGGTCAACGACGTCATCGTCGGCACCCAGAATGGTCCGAAAATTTTGCACGCCCGGTAACGGATATTTAGATAAGAGGCTGGGAACTAACCCAACCTTTTAATATTTTAAAGCTAGTAATGCCTCAACGCAGTAGCTGGCTGGTAGTTCAAGCGCTGATAAATCAGCATTTGAGCTACCCCAAATAGGCTTGCTGCGCGGCGTATCCATCCTTGCGGGGGTGGGACTACGAACTAGACAAGCTAGTTCTGTCCCACTCCCTGTTCGTTTTGTTTTATAATAAAGTTTAAGTAATGCTAAGGAGGATTTTTAATGAGTTTTTCCATTTCTAACGAAGACATCGCTAATTTCCGGGCCGACTACAACAGCCGGCGGGACAGTCGCGTCTTAGAGCGCACCGTCACCAAAAACGGGGTCCGCAATGCCAGCTTTGATTGGCACTCCATTGCTGACGACACCCCGCACTTTTCGATTGACCTCAAGACGGGAGACGTAGCTGACCAAAAGCAATCCGGCCGCTGCTGGATGTTCGCCGCCCTCAACACCATGCGTCACGAGATGCAGCAGAAGTTCAACCTGCCCGACAACTTTGAGCTCTCCCAGGCCTACCAATTCTTCTGGGACAAGTTTGAAAAGGCCAACTACTTCTACGAAAACGTTATTCGGACGGCCAACAAGCCCACCGATAGCCGGAAGGTAGCCTGGCTGATGGCTGCACCGCAAAGCGATGGTGGACAATGGGATATGCTTTGTGCCCTAATCAGCAAGTACGGGGTGATGCCAAAGGCCGCCATGCCAGAATCATTCAACTCCAGCAACTCCCGGGGAATCAACGACGTCTTAAACAACAAGCTCCGCCACGACGCCGTCATCTTGCGGGGGATGATCAACAACGACCACGCCAGCAAAGACGAATTAAACGCTACCCGGCAGAAGATGCTCAACGAGGTCTACCGGATGCTGGCCTACACTTTTGGCGAACCAGTCCAACACTTTGACTTCGAATACCGGACCAAGAAGGACAATGAATACCACCGCGATGCCAACATCACGCCACAGGAATTCTTTAAGAAGTACGTCGGCTGGAACCTGGACGACTACGTATCAATCATCCAGGCCCCAACCGCGGACAAGAAGTACCACCAGACCTACACCATTGATATGCTGGGGAACGTGGTCGGGGGCCGCCAGATCAAGCACCTCAACCTGCCAATGGACGAATTCAAGCAGCTGGCGATTGACCAGTTAAAGGCCGGTGAAAGCGTTTGGTTCGGTTCCGATGTCGTTAAGTACTCCGAAACCAAGCTCGGAATCATGGCCCTCAACACCTACAAGTACGACGAACTCTTCGACGTGGACCTCGACATGACCAAGGCCGAAATGCTTGATTACGGTCAGAGCATGATGGACCACGCAATGGTCTTGACCGGGGTTGATATTGTGGACGGCAAACCAACCAAGTGGAAGGTCGAAAACTCCTGGGGCAATAAGGTCGGTCACAAGGGCTACTTCGTCATGAGCAACGAGTGGATGGACCAGTACTGCTTCCAGGTTGTCATCAACAAGAAGTACCTGTCTGACAAGCTACTGAAGGAACAGGCGCAAGACCCAATCGTTCTCAAGCCATGGGACCCAATGGGAACGCTGGCCTAAGAAAATAAATTTAATGGATAGCAAAAGGTCGTAACTGGACGAAATTTCGTCCGGCTACGACCTTTTTACTTACTTCACTTTTTTATCCAAGAATTCCAGAACGGTCTGGTAGATTCGTTCGCTCCAGAAATCCTTTTCGTGGTTGGCACCCTTTACCCGGTAAGCGGCAACATCATAGCCGTCCGCTTCCAGCTTATCGTACATCTTGACCATTTGCTGGTAAGGGACGACCTTGTCAGCATCGCCGTGAAAGAGAAGGAATGGCGGGTAATCCTGTCCCGGTTTGACTTGGTCGAGCGGGCTCATATCCTTAGCGATTTCCGGCCACTTCTTGCGATCCATCCCCAGCAAGCAGAACTTGAGCAGTTCGCTGCCCGGGACCGCCGCCGTGTAGTCGAAGGTGTCGAGCACGTCCATCGGGGCAAAGCAGCTGACGACCGCGTTGACCCGGTCAGACTCGGTCCGATAGAGGTGACCAGCATAACGGGGATCATCACCGGTCAGGCCGACCAGCATTGCCGCGTTGGCACCGGAGGACGTCCCCCAAATCGCTACCCGGTCGGGATCAATCGCAAACTTAACTGCTCGCCGCCGCAGGTAGCGGATGGCCGTCTTAACGTCCTCCAGGAAGGCCGGGAACGGGTAGCCATCGAGGGTATTCCGGTGTTGAACTGTCGCCACGACATAGCCCGCCTTAACAAACTGAACCAGCTGGGGAATCTGTTCCCCCATCTTGCCAACCCGCCAGGAGCTACCCTGGACAAAGACGATCAGCGGCCGGGGCGCAGGATGGTACTTGAGGGGGAAGCGCTGGGTCCAGGGCTCCAGAATCGCCATTTTAAGCGGCCGCCCATCCACCGCCGCGTAAGTAACGTTGTCAATCAGGCGTACCTGTCCTGTCAGCTCTGGATTATTTTCAATCTCATGAATTACCATCTTATTCGTCCTCCGTCGTGATAAAGGTCTTCTTAACTACGTGCAGGTGCTCATCGAACCGGTACCAGATTGGCTTGCCATTTGGTACTTCAACCTGGTCAATCTCATCGTCTGGAATTTTATCCAGGTATTTAATCAGGGCCCGCAACGAACTCCCATGGGCTACGATCAGTTGGTTTTTGCCGTCCAGGAGCCGGGGAGCCACCTGGTCTTGCCAAAACGGTAGCAAGCGCCGCTGGGTCATCGCCAGGCTTTCGCTCAACGGCATCTGTACTCCAAGCCGGTCATAACGGCGGTCATGCTGGTGGTGAGCCAGTTTCGGCGGTACTTCGGTATAACCTCGCCGCCAGCGGTGCAGCTGGTCAGCACCGACTTCCGCCTTCACAACAGCTTTATTACGCCCGGACAAGGCGCCATAGTGGCGTTCGTTCAAGCGCCAGGTCTTGTGGACCGGAATATATAACTGGTCAATTTCACCCAAAATAATATTAGTCGTGACAATCGCCCGGGCCATGTAGGACGTGTTGGCATCGGCGAATTGAATGCCGGTCCGCTTGAGTGCCTTGCCGACCGCGACGCCCTGCTCAATTCCCTTCGGTGTCAGCGGGACATCCGTCCAACCGGTGAAAATGTTATCCCGGTTGGCCTGGCTCTGACCATGACGAACGATTACTAAGTCTACCATCTTCATTCTCGCACTCCCTTTACCTTTTCAATAATAGCGTACTTTCGTTGCCTTTACCAAGAAATCCTACAGGAAGGTCTTGATGATTACCATTAGGATTGGAATCACAATCACACTTAAAACCGTCGTTTCCGTCACCATGATGGCGGCGTAGCTATCGTCAGCGTGGTAGAGTTTCGAAACAACCGGGGCGTTAGTCATTACTGGCATCGCAGCCTGGAGAATAAAGACCTGCTTCATCAGCGGCGACATTGAACTCGGCAATACCAACAGGGCCATCAACGCGGGTGCAAAGAGGAAGCGACCCAGCAAAATCCCCCAGGCGTCCCGGGAAAGCCGCATCCGGCTGAGGCCGGCGTTGGAAATCGCAATCCCGATAAAGATCATCGACATTGGAATCGTCAGGGCGCCGATGTAAGAGAGGTCACTCATGATAAACTTCGGCAGGCTGACGTGGAGCATTACTAAAATGACCCCCAGGATAAAGCCCAGCAGTGGCGGTGAAAAAATCTTCTTGATGGCCGTGAGTGGGTCGATCTTGGCCTCGTGCAAACCGTCTTTTTGAATCAGCCAGACACCAAGCGTCCAGAAGAAGGTCGTGTTCGCCATGTAGTAGACGAGAACGTACGGGATTGATGAGTTGCCGAATAGGGCAAGGTTGATGGGCAGGCCGATAAAGACGGTATTGGAATTAAAAAACATCGACGAAAAGAGACCAATGTGGGCGCGCTTGATGCCAATTGCCCGTGCCACCGCAAAGGAAAGGGCAAAGAGAATCAGCATGGAAATCACCGGATAGCGAAGGTCCGGTAGCAGGGTCTTCAACTGCTCCGCCGAAAAGTCGTGCATGATCGTGGTCACCATGTAGCACGGAAGCGAGATTTGGGTGACAAGCCGGGAAATAACTCGGGGCGATTGTTCGTTAAACCAGCCGCGCTCGTTCAGCACGAAGCCGACGACGACCATTATTAGGATAATCAGGACACCGGAGACGGCGGACAGGAAGATGGAGATCATTTTTTCATCTGCTTTCACTCATAAGATACCGTTATTGTACACCCCGAAAGCGATTCCACGTTGGCGGATTTTGCGACAATTTGGGTAAAACGGTTCAAATTCATTCAGCAGCCTAATACTAATTAGCTTATAATAGTAATAATTGTGTTAACTACTAAAGTAAAATGTGAGATGGATAATGAAAGTAAAATGCAAAAAGGTGCTTAATTGGGCCCTGCCTTACCTGGCAATTGCCACGATAATCTACATCATTATGTACCCCCAGCTGATTTCTCACGGGGTTATTCTCGGTACTGACTCAATTTTCCACTTCAACCGTTTCTACGATACTGCCAAGCAAATTCAGCAGGGCAACTGGAGCTATTTTCAAAGTAATTTTTCCTTCCAGCAAAGTGGCCGGGTAATCAATGCCGTCTATGGTCCCCTCTTTGCCTACCTTAACGGGATCCTCCTCGGCCTGCTGGGCACCTGGTTCCGCTACCAGGTCATCTCGAGCTTCCTCGTCTATTTCATCGGTGGCGTGGGCATGTACCAGCTGGCAATTAAGGTCAAGGCCAGTCGGCGGATTGCCCTCCTTGTCAGCATGATTTTTCTCTGCCTCGGTTGGCTACCCCGCTGGGAACTGGCGCAGAACATGAATGCCTGGGGGGCGGCGCTTGCACCATACATGATCATGCTGGGCATTACCATGCTCCAAGATCGAGCACGCCCTGTCCACTGGCTGCCACTAATGAGCCTGATGACCATTATTGTTCAGATTCACCTCCTTAGTTCGCTTTTCTTCACGCTTACCCTCGTGCCCTTCTTCGTGATTGGACTAATCCGAACGAACCACCGGGGACAGATGCTGGCGGCGACCCTCAAGGCGATCGCGGGGACGATTGTCCTGACCGCCAACGTCTGGGGCGCCCTGCTGATGCTCAACCTCCACAACCACATTGCCAAGCCAGCACCATTTGACATGGTCGATAACGCCCTGAAGGCCTCCCGTTTTTCAAGCACCCGGGACTACCTGATCTATTTTTGCTGGCTCCTCTTCCTGCTCCAGCTACTGTACGTCCTCGCGACTTTCCGCCGGTCACTCGTCAACACCACGGTTACTATCATGGGGGCCGTAATCCTCTTTATCAGCTCGGTCTGGTTCCCCTGGTCAATGGTCCAGCACGCGCTGCCAGGCTTACAGACTACCCTGCAGTTTCCCAACCGCCTGACGGTAATCGCCTATCCCCTGCTACTGACGGGAGTCGCATGCAGCTGCCAGCAGCTCGTGATGGCGCCTAAAGCTGATAAACTCCGGCTCCGGGTCATCACGGGGCTGCTCCTCTTCGCCCTCTTCCAAGTGGCAATCCCCACCACCACCAGCGTTTTCCAACGCACCGCCATTTATGAGTCGGACGAAGTCTTGAATACTTCATCCGCCCTTGCCTGGGTAACGCCAAACGCAAAGAGCATTCGGCGTGCGGTTCATAATGACTATCCCGGGCAGCTCCTCCTCCGGGTGGAAAAGCGGGCCCCAGACTACCTGCCGATTCCAGAAAAATACCTGCATAAAAAATACGTGCGGTCTTACGCCTACCAGGACCAGATTATCGACCATTCGAAGGAGTTCAAGCACACGGTCCTGCCGGGCGGCCGACTCCAACTGACTTGGCGGGCCAACCATGCTGGACCCGTACGCTTGCCAATCGTGACCTACCAGGAATCCCGTTTAGTAGTCAACGGGCACCAGTTGCGCCACTACTCACGCTCTTGCGTCGGGGCACCGACCGTTGACCAGCGAAAAGGACGCAACACGGCAGTGCTCAGTTTCTATCAGGCGGGATGGTTTACCGTCCTCCTGGTCGTTTCCCTGACCGGCTTAACCGCCCTGAGTTTCTACGGCCTGTACAAACTGATTCGCTGGGTACCGCAAAAGTACCAGGAAATTATTAACCAGTAGCTAAACAGTAAAGGGGCTGTGACATAAATCCTATTACTTTAGGTAGATTGTAAAATTTAAGTTGAACATTTAAGTGGACAGAAAAACCCATAAAGGTCTTTAATGGTGTTACCACAACATTCCATTGAAAGAAGGACCTTTATGGGCACCACTATGTTATCATTTTCAGACCGCGTTGTCATCGAAACACTTCATAACGAAAAACGTTCCTTGCAGTATATCGCTAACTACTTAGGCTTTAGTAAGACCACTATCTTCAATGAGTTCCATCGTTTAGATGTTGCTTATCAGGCTCGCTTAGCCCAAGCTGACTTCGAAAAGAAGGTCACCCAACGAGGACGCAAATCTTCTCTAACTACTAATCTCAAACAACTGATTGAAGAGAAAATTAAGGTCCAGAAATGGTCAGCTGAACAGGTCGTGCATGTGTTTGGAATTGCCTATAAGTCAATCTACAATTGGATTGACCAAGGATTGCTTGACCTCCAGCTCAAGGACTTACCAGATCACGGTATCCGTAGACATCGGGCCAAAGAAAAGCGCGGTACCTTTAGCCACGGGCGCTCCGTAGAAGAACGGCCTGCTAGTGTTGACACCCGTCAGGAATTTGGCCATTTTGAAGCTGATACTGTTCTCTCTGGTAAGCGTAAGGGCCAAGCAGTCGCCACTTTCGTAGAACGAAAGAGTCGTCTTACCATCGTTAAACGCCTTAATGGTCGTGATAGTCAATCAATGAAGCAGGCAATTGT of Limosilactobacillus oris contains these proteins:
- a CDS encoding IS3 family transposase, which produces MRYQAIQATCQAFPGQLVKRLCALAQVSRSAYYRWLSRPLPTKEAVNKQLKARLRQAYWEMKGTWGYRRLTMLINRRYNCHYNHKRIRRLLVEMNLRAVIRRPRHSCTIARGQSYEPNLLNRDFTAKRLNEKWVTDVTYLTYGNGQKAYLSAVKDLYNGEIISYVVSQRNDNPLVMKTLEQALKLYPTAKPLLHSDRGFQYTSKEFARLTAEHGISRSMSRVGKCIDNAPMESFWSHYKDEAYYGQIFRSYEELVTSIDQYIYFYNHHRYQVKLNSLTPVEYRHQAA
- the rpiA gene encoding ribose-5-phosphate isomerase RpiA, with translation MNQDELKAQTGRESVKYIKSGMIVGLGTGSTVRYMVDELGKQVQEGKLTDIIGVTTSTRTAKQARDLGITIKDIDDVDHIDLCIDGADEVSDDFQGIKGGGGALLWEKIVANASNKIIWIVDESKLVHKLGKFPLPVEVIPFGAQLVFNRLEKKDYKPSWRMDGDHKFLTDEKNYIIDLHLEEIDHPVELADELIHMVGLVETGLFLNRVNDVIVGTQNGPKILHAR
- a CDS encoding PIN/TRAM domain-containing protein translates to MLKRIIRLIYILLGATVGFYYLPLLWDVFNWQLDRSLLFFMDVAIGAIIFWLLSLALMKPTLNVIHQVEHDLTSKSPIYIFFGALLTILGLVLAVLISIPLWRTRIPVINNVLPILLMIVFSYYGFKIGTSRLDDWKNLATLRRNKDAGGQHEVIKQQDANYHHYKILDTNILIDGRIYDLVKTGFLEGTLLVPNFVLYELQYIADSGESIKRVRGRRGLDILNKLRKEKIVPIEMYDGDFEDIPEVDSKLIALAKKVNGAIVTNDYNLNKVIQFQNVDVLNINNLAKSLRPRVIPGEKLNVVVVKKGTERQQGVAYLDDGTMVVVEDGRYFMNQPIEVEVTSALQTDAGRMIFARPVHSQKGINSQNPAKDKKDKK
- the radA gene encoding DNA repair protein RadA — translated: MAKVRTQYVCQNCGYSSRRYLGRCPNCGEWNSLVEEQVQSESKAAATRATTTLTGLVAKPQKISEINSKETPRVKTKLNELNRVLGGGIVPGSLILIGGDPGIGKSTLLLQVSGQLSDEHHRVLYVSGEESGTQIKMRAERLGVSGDEFYVYPETNMDSIKETIRDLKPEYVVIDSVQTMQATDVSSAIGSVSQIREVTAQLMQIAKSNNITVFVVGHVTKGGALAGPKILEHMVDTVLYFEGDLHHTYRILRSVKNRFGSTNELGIFEMHTNGLSEVKNPSEIFLEERLRDATGSSVVVSLEGTRPILVEIQALVTPTVYGNAQRTATGLSRNRVSLIMAVLEKRANLMLQNQDAYLKAAGGVKLDEPAIDLAIAVSIASSYRDKGTRPADAFVGEVGLTGEIRRVNRIEQRVAEAQKLGFERIFIPKNNLKGWTPPTGIEVVGVTTLREALRLALG
- a CDS encoding helix-turn-helix domain-containing protein produces the protein MSNRTSNHTLNQRLVAVVKVLERKHSLSGVARELGIARTTLRRWIVNYQNNGVAGLKESHTCRRYPTDLKRAAVLDYLDNHYSQLECCRKYNISSRSLLMRWVNQYTNGKTLKKITGGSTKMKTPRKTTYDQRLEIVHFTLANDKDYQTAVRKYGVSYSQVYSWVRKYERDGRKALVDHRGHQMQKPALAKLSKEEQLERRIKELEARNQDLAAENFFLKKLSALEDEDKK
- a CDS encoding aminopeptidase C produces the protein MSFSISNEDIANFRADYNSRRDSRVLERTVTKNGVRNASFDWHSIADDTPHFSIDLKTGDVADQKQSGRCWMFAALNTMRHEMQQKFNLPDNFELSQAYQFFWDKFEKANYFYENVIRTANKPTDSRKVAWLMAAPQSDGGQWDMLCALISKYGVMPKAAMPESFNSSNSRGINDVLNNKLRHDAVILRGMINNDHASKDELNATRQKMLNEVYRMLAYTFGEPVQHFDFEYRTKKDNEYHRDANITPQEFFKKYVGWNLDDYVSIIQAPTADKKYHQTYTIDMLGNVVGGRQIKHLNLPMDEFKQLAIDQLKAGESVWFGSDVVKYSETKLGIMALNTYKYDELFDVDLDMTKAEMLDYGQSMMDHAMVLTGVDIVDGKPTKWKVENSWGNKVGHKGYFVMSNEWMDQYCFQVVINKKYLSDKLLKEQAQDPIVLKPWDPMGTLA
- a CDS encoding alpha/beta hydrolase, with the translated sequence MVIHEIENNPELTGQVRLIDNVTYAAVDGRPLKMAILEPWTQRFPLKYHPAPRPLIVFVQGSSWRVGKMGEQIPQLVQFVKAGYVVATVQHRNTLDGYPFPAFLEDVKTAIRYLRRRAVKFAIDPDRVAIWGTSSGANAAMLVGLTGDDPRYAGHLYRTESDRVNAVVSCFAPMDVLDTFDYTAAVPGSELLKFCLLGMDRKKWPEIAKDMSPLDQVKPGQDYPPFLLFHGDADKVVPYQQMVKMYDKLEADGYDVAAYRVKGANHEKDFWSERIYQTVLEFLDKKVK
- a CDS encoding dUTP diphosphatase → MKRGFKIVTAKKDQGLTLPQRQTAQAAGYDFAASEDFTLPSIWKGNFLKALWTLHQQKQLGDADFQAADKCLKPYLVPTGIKAYMGKDEFLLLANRSSGPLKRRLILPNGIGIVDADYYDNESNEGEIFFQLINFGLKDYHIKKGERIGQGIFLPYLLADEETAPQAQRTGGFGSTKK
- a CDS encoding GNAT family N-acetyltransferase: MQFQVEDHRIVASDPGQPLIGEISFPAVSDDRVVVERVFVHPDYQGQGIAARLVQHFVDYAKEQHWTVKLMCPYAKAQFKQHLEYQELLLPKDRINLN